One part of the Gossypium raimondii isolate GPD5lz chromosome 1, ASM2569854v1, whole genome shotgun sequence genome encodes these proteins:
- the LOC105773131 gene encoding uncharacterized protein LOC105773131 isoform X2, which translates to METDRKMEELGGNKRLSETPPDDDCCPICFGPFTVPCRSNCGHWYCGSCILQFWNYSSASKPCGCPMCTCMIVNLMPEASLEQQPQNQEVAEVLKSVRRYNLLFLGGARGFIQKVRELPFFIKRIFQGLMDPDTNDTYIAEIRLFAMLLSIIYRATPLDFIPTGGIGIGRVFDCSAIILILILRLVGIYRRRRLMQRKPKMAPTKNVRTISQEAFDELVKENIDDLGMDPAEALEDAIQTLSLQGVDLSGIVKCVPGEGGIKDHPAMQCLDKLKQLNADSKDQFGGQDLVQITALLNDLSELCISNKEDSGNAAIVAKNGGIELVCLICSKIPTKSRQCLVSCFKAMASLLTDVQSTESFRASGGPKIVVGILSDGIRDLDILKSGFTVVAAAASGNEVVKQSLMDLRVDELILQVLSGQTQGSIQSLYDAIRVLLTSDDNRVVASEVYGYARRFAKIGIAKALVESLHGGISSPSLVSASIALKAVAVNDEICKSIADAGGIDVLLKCVDDSGEQRNKTVARTCCSLLSKLAGSDSNKSAIVEKGGMDKLIKLSARFSDDPSVLQEVMAIISVLCLRSPDNATRAVEAGAGDLAIQAMQKFPAAQPMQRSSCLMIRNLVVRNPENRMLLLNNGIDKFIRKAKENHESCKDAATDALRDLGLDNYNS; encoded by the exons ATGGAAACTGATAGAAAAATGGAGGAATTAGGAGGCAATAAGAGATTGAGTGAAACCCCTCCCGATGATGATTGTTGCCCAATTTGCTTTGGCCCCTTCACTGTTCCTTGTCGATCTAATTGCGGCCATTGGTATTGCG GCAGTTGTATTTTGCAATTCTGGAACTATTCCTCAGCGTCAAAGCCATGTGGGTGTCCCATGTGTACCTGCATGATTGTTAATTTGATGCCAGAGGCATCATTGGAACAACAGCCACAGAACCAAGAAGTTGCTGAGGTGCTTAAAAGTGTACGGAGGTATAACCTCCTCTTTCTTGGAGGTGCACGTGGATTCATTCAG AAAGTGCGTGAGTTACCATTCTTCATCAAGAGAATCTTCCAGGGATTGATGGATCCTGATACAAATGATACATATATTGCCGAGATACGCCTTTTTGCA ATGTTGCTAAGTATCATCTACAGAGCCACACCATTAGATTTTATTCCAACag GGGGGATAGGAATCGGAAGGGTGTTTGATTGTTCGGCGATTATTCTCATACTCATCCTACGTCTGGTTGGTATCTATCGCAGACGACGACTTATGCAGCGT AAACCAAAGATGGCTCCGACCAAGAACGTCCGTACAATCTCACAAGAGGCCTTCGACGAGTTAGTGAAAGAGAACATAGATGACCTCGGGATGGATCCCGCCGAAGCTCTAGAAGACGCCATCCAAACACTCTCCCTTCAAGGCGTCGATCTTTCTG GGATCGTGAAGTGTGTTCCTGGAGAAGGCGGCATCAAGGACCATCCGGCGATGCAATGCTTGGATAAGCTGAAGCAACTGAATGCTGATTCGAAGGATCAATTCGGCGGCCAAGATTTAGTCCAAATCACTGCCTTGCTTAATGACCTAAGTGAATTATGTATTTCTAATAAAGAAGATTCGGGGAATGCAGCGATTGTTGCTAAAAACGGCGGTATCGAATTGGTTTGTTTGATCTGTAGTAAAATTCCAACTAAATCAAGGCAGTGTCTAGTTTCTTGTTTTAAGGCAATGGCATCATTGCTTACAG ATGTTCAAAGTACGGAGAGTTTTAGGGCAAGTGGAGGACCGAAGATTGTGGTTGGTATTCTTAGTGATGGGATTCGAGATTTGGATATTTTGAAATCAGGTTTCACTGTTGTTGCTGCGGCTGCAAGCGGTAATGAAGTTGTTAAACAATCATTAATGGACTTACGAGTCGATGAGCTGATTCTACAAGTTTTGAGTGGACAAACTCAGGGAAGCATTCAAAGTTTGTATGATGCTATACGTGTTTTGTTAACCTCCGATGATAATCGGGTTGTTGCTTCCGAA GTTTATGGTTATGCACGAAGATTTGCGAAAATTGGAATTGCAAAAGCTCTTGTGGAATCTCTTCATGGGGGGATTAGTTCACCTAGTCTTGTTTCCGCTAGCATAGCACTAAAAGCCGTTGCTGTCAAT GATGAAATATGTAAGTCCATTGCCGATGCTGGTGGTATCGATGTGCTTCTTAAGTGTGTTGATGATAGTGGTGAACAACGCAACAAAACTGTAGCTAGAACTTGTTGTTCATTGTTATCCAAG TTGGCAGGAAGTGACTCAAATAAGAGTGCTATAGTCGAAAAAGGAGGTATGGACAAGCTGATCAAATTATCGGCTAGATTTTCTGATGATCCATCTGTGCTGCAAGAG GTCATGGCCATCATTTCTGTACTCTGCTTGAGATCACCCGACAATGCAACTCGTGCCGTTGAAGCTGGAGCAGGTGATCTTGCTATTCAAGCCATGCAGAAGTTCCCTGCTGCTCAGCCGATGCAAAGAAGTTCCTGTCTCATGATTCGGAATCTTGTTGTTAGGAACCCGGAAAACAG AATGCTTCTGCTGAATAACGGTATTGACAAGTTTATCCGTAAGGCGAAGGAAAATCATGAAAGCTGCAAAGATGCTGCCACCGATGCGCTAAGAGATTTGGGGCTTGAtaactataactcataa
- the LOC105773131 gene encoding uncharacterized protein LOC105773131 isoform X1, translated as MAPTKNVRTISQEAFDELVKENIDDLGMDPAEALEDAIQTLSLQGVDLSGIVKCVPGEGGIKDHPAMQCLDKLKQLNADSKDQFGGQDLVQITALLNDLSELCISNKEDSGNAAIVAKNGGIELVCLICSKIPTKSRQCLVSCFKAMASLLTDVQSTESFRASGGPKIVVGILSDGIRDLDILKSGFTVVAAAASGNEVVKQSLMDLRVDELILQVLSGQTQGSIQSLYDAIRVLLTSDDNRVVASEVYGYARRFAKIGIAKALVESLHGGISSPSLVSASIALKAVAVNDEICKSIADAGGIDVLLKCVDDSGEQRNKTVARTCCSLLSKLAGSDSNKSAIVEKGGMDKLIKLSARFSDDPSVLQEVMAIISVLCLRSPDNATRAVEAGAGDLAIQAMQKFPAAQPMQRSSCLMIRNLVVRNPENRMLLLNNGIDKFIRKAKENHESCKDAATDALRDLGLDNYNS; from the exons ATGGCTCCGACCAAGAACGTCCGTACAATCTCACAAGAGGCCTTCGACGAGTTAGTGAAAGAGAACATAGATGACCTCGGGATGGATCCCGCCGAAGCTCTAGAAGACGCCATCCAAACACTCTCCCTTCAAGGCGTCGATCTTTCTG GGATCGTGAAGTGTGTTCCTGGAGAAGGCGGCATCAAGGACCATCCGGCGATGCAATGCTTGGATAAGCTGAAGCAACTGAATGCTGATTCGAAGGATCAATTCGGCGGCCAAGATTTAGTCCAAATCACTGCCTTGCTTAATGACCTAAGTGAATTATGTATTTCTAATAAAGAAGATTCGGGGAATGCAGCGATTGTTGCTAAAAACGGCGGTATCGAATTGGTTTGTTTGATCTGTAGTAAAATTCCAACTAAATCAAGGCAGTGTCTAGTTTCTTGTTTTAAGGCAATGGCATCATTGCTTACAG ATGTTCAAAGTACGGAGAGTTTTAGGGCAAGTGGAGGACCGAAGATTGTGGTTGGTATTCTTAGTGATGGGATTCGAGATTTGGATATTTTGAAATCAGGTTTCACTGTTGTTGCTGCGGCTGCAAGCGGTAATGAAGTTGTTAAACAATCATTAATGGACTTACGAGTCGATGAGCTGATTCTACAAGTTTTGAGTGGACAAACTCAGGGAAGCATTCAAAGTTTGTATGATGCTATACGTGTTTTGTTAACCTCCGATGATAATCGGGTTGTTGCTTCCGAA GTTTATGGTTATGCACGAAGATTTGCGAAAATTGGAATTGCAAAAGCTCTTGTGGAATCTCTTCATGGGGGGATTAGTTCACCTAGTCTTGTTTCCGCTAGCATAGCACTAAAAGCCGTTGCTGTCAAT GATGAAATATGTAAGTCCATTGCCGATGCTGGTGGTATCGATGTGCTTCTTAAGTGTGTTGATGATAGTGGTGAACAACGCAACAAAACTGTAGCTAGAACTTGTTGTTCATTGTTATCCAAG TTGGCAGGAAGTGACTCAAATAAGAGTGCTATAGTCGAAAAAGGAGGTATGGACAAGCTGATCAAATTATCGGCTAGATTTTCTGATGATCCATCTGTGCTGCAAGAG GTCATGGCCATCATTTCTGTACTCTGCTTGAGATCACCCGACAATGCAACTCGTGCCGTTGAAGCTGGAGCAGGTGATCTTGCTATTCAAGCCATGCAGAAGTTCCCTGCTGCTCAGCCGATGCAAAGAAGTTCCTGTCTCATGATTCGGAATCTTGTTGTTAGGAACCCGGAAAACAG AATGCTTCTGCTGAATAACGGTATTGACAAGTTTATCCGTAAGGCGAAGGAAAATCATGAAAGCTGCAAAGATGCTGCCACCGATGCGCTAAGAGATTTGGGGCTTGAtaactataactcataa
- the LOC105773163 gene encoding uncharacterized protein LOC105773163, which produces MEVEVVAPLPTTEFNFDSSCSSPYITAPSSPQRFGGNLLFSTAPTSPSHDSSLYGELNGVSHVVGSSPAVPFGWEPKQSNDDDDGNNGCGDFEFNFSGQLERTSLSADELFAGGKIKPLKPPHLFEPPQAKQEQRGRERKSGFSFSSSTTSSSSYNYNLIHKKSRSLSPFRVTNIILDEQDECPSNFENPINFSSTKTPKSYVSSIFSAISFQRGNKKWKLRDLLLFRSASEGRATNIKEPLRKYSVLGKKEVEDVKHAPSLTTASSKRRTPPVSAHELHYTVNRAVAEEMRRKTFLPYKQGLLGCLGFNPGSMHEISRGVGSLTRG; this is translated from the coding sequence ATGGAGGTCGAAGTGGTGGCGCCGCTCCCTACGACGGAGTTCAACTTCGACAGCTCATGTTCATCGCCGTACATCACCGCTCCCTCAAGCCCGCAACGCTTCGGCGGGAACCTCTTATTCTCCACCGCTCCAACCAGTCCTTCTCATGATTCTTCGTTGTACGGTGAACTCAACGGCGTTTCTCACGTCGTCGGTTCTTCACCGGCGGTCCCTTTCGGGTGGGAGCCGAAGCAAAGCAACGACGACGATGATGGCAACAATGGGTGTGGAGATTTCGAGTTTAATTTCAGCGGCCAGTTGGAAAGAACTTCATTATCAGCCGACGAGTTATTCGCCGGTGGTAAGATAAAGCCGCTTAAACCACCGCATTTGTTCGAACCACCGCAAGCGAAACAAGAACAACGAGGAAGAGAAAGGAAATCtggattttcattttcatcgtcAACAACATCATCTTCAAGCTATAATTACAATCTAATTCACAAAAAAAGCCGATCTTTATCCCCATTTAGAGTCACCAACATCATTTTGGATGAACAAGATGAATGTCCCTCAAATTTCGAAAACCCCATCAATTTTTCATCAACAAAAACCCCCAAATCCTACGTTTCATCGATCTTTTCAGCCATTTCGTTTCAAAGAGGCAATAAAAAATGGAAACTGAGGGACTTATTGCTGTTTAGGAGTGCATCTGAAGGCAGAGCAACGAACATCAAAGAACCTTTGAGGAAATACTCTGTTTTGGGtaagaaagaagtggaagatGTTAAACACGCGCCATCGTTGACGACGGCGAGTTCGAAGCGGAGAACGCCTCCGGTATCGGCACACGAGCTGCATTATACGGTGAATCGGGCCGTCGCGGAGGAGATGAGGCGGAAAACATTTTTGCCTTACAAACAAGGTCTCCTTGGATGCTTGGGTTTCAACCCTGGTAGTATGCATGAGATTTCTAGAGGTGTTGGGTCTTTGACAcgtggataa
- the LOC105773174 gene encoding cyclin-dependent kinase inhibitor 7, with protein sequence MESSRTSFTLSKRRKTVDSKDLQELELPPSTDIKLGNSRRRFLSDSGDKPIQVSTSSNFAGDMCSSLGSGDGSCSASRCVSNESCDIVKHSSRFVDLEVKSFGTEISTCINNTNKFSTKTTPTIELIGDSEEPPHRNTPPSPSPSPPPTQAEIDEFFSVAEKYEQVRFLKKYNYDIVKDVPLDGRYQWIRLKP encoded by the exons ATGGAATCTTCAAGGACAAGTTTCACATTGTCAAAGAGAAGAAAAACCGTTGATTCTAAAGATTTGCAGGAATTGGAGTTACCACCGTCAACGGACATTAAACTCGGAAACTCTCGTCGCCGTTTCCTTTCGGATTCGGGGGACAAACCTATTCAAGTCTCCACTTCCTCGAATTTCGCCGGAGATATGTGTTCGAGCCTCGGCTCCGGCGATGGTTCATGCTCGGCTTCACGTTGTGTTAGCAATGAGTCGTGTGATATTGTTAAGCATAGCTCGAGGTTCGTAGATCTAGAG GTCAAGAGTTTCGGAACTGAAATATCAACGTGCATCAACAACACTAACAAATTCAG TACGAAAACAACTCCAACAATCGAGCTCATCGGAGACTCAGAGGAACCGCCACATAGAAATACGCCTCCGTCTCCATCACCATCACCGCCGCCGACACAAGCGGAGATCGACGAGTTCTTCTCCGTCGCTGAAAAGTACGAGCAAGTCCGATTCTTAAAAAA gTACAATTATGATATTGTCAAGGATGTCCCTCTTGACGGTCGATACCAGTGGATTCGGTTAAAGCCCTGA